ATCGTGCGCGACGACGGCCGCGTGCTGACCGAATCCAACGCGATCCTGTTCTGGCTGGCAGAAGGCACGCCGTACCTGCCCAACGATGGCTGGGAGCGCGCGCAGGCATTGAGCTGGATGTTCTTCGAGCAGTACACGCATGAGCCCTGTGTGGCAGTGGCGCGCTTCATCCGCGGCTGGACCGCGCCCGATTCGCCGCGCCGAGCCGAACTGCCGCGCCTGCACGAGCGTGCCGCCACTGCACTGGCAGTGATGGAGCAGCACCTGCGCCAGGCACAGTGGTTCACTGGCGGCGAGTACGGCATCGCCGATATCGCGCTGTTCGCCTATACCGATGTGGCGGGCGAGGGCGGCATCAGCCTGGAGCCGTTCCCGGAAGTTCGCGCCTGGCTGCAGCGCGTGCGCGAGCAGCCACGCTTCCTGCCGATGCCGGCAGTGACGGCCGAGGTGCGCGCGCGCTTCGAAGCCGCGTGATCCGAACAGGGTAACGCCGGGGCAGGCCCGGCCGAACGCAACAACGACACGGAGGGTGTTCGATGTTCGCTGTGGTTCCCGATCCGATCCCCGCACGCATGCGCGTGCTCAACCGCGCCGATGTGTGCGATGTCAATTTCCTCGAGGCGGTGCGCGGTTGGCGCGGTACGCCACGCCCGCGACCCGCAGCGGATGCCCCGATCCTGCCGGACAGTACGCTCAGTGCCGCCGCGTTCGGTGAACTGTTCGAGTCGCAACTGGTCAGCCGCCAGCTGGACCTGATGGCACGCGTACTGCGCGTGCAGAACAAGGTCTTCTACACCATCGGTTCCTCCGGCCATGAAGGCAACGCGCTGCTGGCGCGGGCCTGCCGTCATACCGATCCGGCCTTCCTGCACTACCGTTCCGGCGCCTTCATGGCCGAGCGTTCGCGGCAGGTGCCGGGCATCGACCCGCTGCGCGATTCCGCGCTCTCGTTCGCCGCCAGTGCCGAGGATCCGGCCAGCGGTGGCCGCCACAAGGTGTGGGGCAGCAAGCCGTTGTGGGTGCTGCCTCAGACCTCGACCATCGCCTCGCACCTGCCCAAGGCGCTGGGCACCGCGCTGGCCATCGAGAGTGGCAAGCGCTTGGGGCAGGCGCTGCCGGTTCCGCCCGACAGCATCGTGCTGTGCTCGTTCGGCGATGCTTCGGCCAACCACGCCACCGCGCAGACCGCCTTCAATACCGCGATGTGGTCGGCCTACCAGAAGCTGCCGGCGCCGATCCTGTTCGTCTGCGAGGACAACGGCCTGGGCATCTCGGTGAAGACCCCTGACGGCTGGATCGCCGAGCGCTTCAGCCATCAGCCGGGGCTGGACTATTTCTTTGCCGATGGCCTGGATCTGGCCATCGGCCACACGCAGGTACAGGCGGCGGTGGAGCACTGCCGGCGCACCCGGCGGCCGACCTTCCTGCATCTGCGCACCACGCGCCTGATGGGCCATGCCGGTACCGACTTTGAAGTGGAATGGCGCGCGCTGCCGGAGCTGTGTGCAGCCGAAGCCCAGGACCCGCTGCTGCGTTCGGCGCAGATCGCACTTGAATCAGGCTGGATGGATGCGGCCGCCATCGAAGTGGCCTACGAGACGATGCGCGCGCGCTGCATGGCCGCCGCCGCCGATGCCGAAGGCAGTGCGAAGCTGCAGTCGCTGCGGGAGGTGATGGCGCCGCTGGCACCGTACACGCCCGCAGCGGTGCAGGCCGAAGCGCAACGCGAGGTCGCTGCCGAAGCGCGCGAGGCACTCTATGGTGATGCCGAGGCATTGCCCGAACGACAGGCGCCGCGGCATCTCGCGATCCAGATCAACCATGGCCTGCAGGAACTGCTGGCCAAGTATCCGCAGAGCCTGTTGTTCGGCGAGGACGTGGCGCAGAAGGGCGGTGTCTACACCGTCACCAAGGATCTGCTGCGCCGCTTCGGGCCGCGCCGGGTGTTCAACACCCTGCTGGACGAGACCATGATCCTGGGCATGGCACAGGGCCTGGCCAACATGGGCATGCTGCCGATTCCGGAAATCCAGTACCTGGCCTACCTGCACAACGCCATCGACCAGCTGCGTGGCGAGGCCTGTTCGCTGCAGTTCTTCTCCAACGACCAGTACCGCAACCCGATGCTGGTGCGGGTGGCCGGGCTGGGCTACCAGAAGGGTTTCGGTGGCCATTTCCACAACGACAACTCGATCACCGCGCTGCGCGACATCCCCGGGCTGGTGGTCGGCTGCCCATCGCGCGGCGACGATGCCGTGATGATGCTGCGCACGCTGGCGGCGCTGGCGGCGCTGGCGCGGGTGGATGGGCGCGTGGCCGTGTTCCTGGAGCCGATCGCGCTGTACATGAG
This genomic window from Stenotrophomonas maltophilia contains:
- a CDS encoding transketolase C-terminal domain-containing protein; the protein is MFAVVPDPIPARMRVLNRADVCDVNFLEAVRGWRGTPRPRPAADAPILPDSTLSAAAFGELFESQLVSRQLDLMARVLRVQNKVFYTIGSSGHEGNALLARACRHTDPAFLHYRSGAFMAERSRQVPGIDPLRDSALSFAASAEDPASGGRHKVWGSKPLWVLPQTSTIASHLPKALGTALAIESGKRLGQALPVPPDSIVLCSFGDASANHATAQTAFNTAMWSAYQKLPAPILFVCEDNGLGISVKTPDGWIAERFSHQPGLDYFFADGLDLAIGHTQVQAAVEHCRRTRRPTFLHLRTTRLMGHAGTDFEVEWRALPELCAAEAQDPLLRSAQIALESGWMDAAAIEVAYETMRARCMAAAADAEGSAKLQSLREVMAPLAPYTPAAVQAEAQREVAAEAREALYGDAEALPERQAPRHLAIQINHGLQELLAKYPQSLLFGEDVAQKGGVYTVTKDLLRRFGPRRVFNTLLDETMILGMAQGLANMGMLPIPEIQYLAYLHNAIDQLRGEACSLQFFSNDQYRNPMLVRVAGLGYQKGFGGHFHNDNSITALRDIPGLVVGCPSRGDDAVMMLRTLAALAALARVDGRVAVFLEPIALYMSKDLHAPGDGQWLFDYPAQGQALVPGEGRVYAPEAGDLVVYTYGNGVPMALRAARAIEQQLGWEVRVVDLRWLVPLDAGFIAAQAASARRVLVLDEGRHSGGVGEGVVTALVEAGFGHLPLRRVCGADTYTPLAGAAMFGLPSDNAVIGAALELAQEP
- a CDS encoding glutathione S-transferase family protein; this encodes MVEARVPLTVHGMSVSGNCHKVRLLLEQLGSRYRWVEVDSAHGQTHTPEFLALNPNAKVPLIVRDDGRVLTESNAILFWLAEGTPYLPNDGWERAQALSWMFFEQYTHEPCVAVARFIRGWTAPDSPRRAELPRLHERAATALAVMEQHLRQAQWFTGGEYGIADIALFAYTDVAGEGGISLEPFPEVRAWLQRVREQPRFLPMPAVTAEVRARFEAA